The following are encoded together in the Phragmites australis chromosome 19, lpPhrAust1.1, whole genome shotgun sequence genome:
- the LOC133900357 gene encoding 3-ketoacyl-CoA synthase 20-like, with product MSSQEKTTTGGGGVIENARHRPSKLKLCYHLAVSNALYLLLAPVAAVLALRFPRLTASDLAALQTSLTANLPLSIALLGVCAVLATAYLMRRPRAVYLLDFACYKPGPEHTVTRETFMRQSAAAGVFTDDNLAFQRKILERSGLGQGTYFPKAVLNSPPNPCMAEARAEAETVMFGAIDQVLAKTGVRARDIGIIVVNCSLFNPTPSLSAMIVNHYNLRGNVASYNLGGMGCSAGLISIDLAKQLLQVHRNTYALVVSMENITLNWYWGNNRSMLMSNCLFRMGGAAVLLTNRGADRRRAKYQLVHTVRTHHGADNRAYQCVFQEEDETGRVGVALSKDLMAVAGEALKTNITTLGPLVLPMSEQILFLASLIGKKVLGLRIKPYIPDFKMAFEHFCIHAGGRAVLDTIEKNLELSGWHMEPSRMTLYRWGNTSSSSLWYELAYTEAQGRVRRGHRAWQIAFGSGFKCNSAVWRALRTIDPAKEKAGGNPWAEEIHCFPVDVPKVESVAAS from the exons ATGAGCAGCCAAGAAAAAACcaccaccggcggcggcggtgtcaTCGAGAACGCTCGACACCGGCCGAGTAAGCTCAAGCTGTGCTACCACCTCGCCGTCTCCAACGCTCTGTACCTCCTCCTCGCCCCGGTGGCCGCTGTCCTCGCTCTGCGCTTCCCCCGTCTCACCGCGTCCGACCTCGCCGCCTTGCAAACATCCCTCACCGCCAACCTGCCCCTCTCCATCGCCTTGCTCGGCGTCTGCGCTGTCCTCGCCACCGCCTACCTCATGCGCCGCCCGCGCGCGGTGTACCTGCTGGACTTCGCGTGCTACAAGCCGGGGCCAGAGCACACGGTCACCCGGGAAACCTTCATGCGGCAgtcggcggcggccggcgtCTTCACCGACGACAACCTCGCCTTCCAGAGGAAGATCCTCGAGCGGTCCGGGCTGGGTCAGGGGACCTACTTCCCCAAGGCGGTGCTCAACTCGCCGCCCAACCCGTGCATGGCGGAGGCCCGCGCCGAGGCGGAGACCGTCATGTTCGGCGCCATCGACCAGGTGCTCGCCAAGACGGGCGTCCGGGCCAGAGACATCGGGATCATCGTCGTGAACTGCAGCCTTTTCAACCCGACGCCGTCGCTCTCTGCGATGATCGTCAACCACTACAATCTCCGCGGGAACGTCGCAAGCTACAACCTCGGCGGCATGGGGTGTAGCGCCGGGCTCATCTCCATCGACCTCGCCAAGCAGCTGCTCCAG GTGCACCGGAACACGTACGCGCTGGTGGTGAGCATGGAGAACATCACGCTCAACTGGTACTGGGGCAACAACCGCTCCATGCTCATGTCCAACTGCCTCTTCCGGATGGGCGGCGCCGCCGTGCTGCTCACCAACCGCGGCGCCGACCGCCGCCGCGCCAAGTACCAGCTCGTGCACACGGTGCGCACCCACCACGGCGCCGACAACCGCGCGTACCAGTGCGTGTtccaggaggaggacgagacgGGCCGCGTGGGCGTGGCGCTGTCCAAGGACCTCATggccgtcgccggcgaggcGCTCAAGACCAACATCACGACGCTCGGCCCGCTGGTGCTGCCCATGTCCGAGCAGATCCTCTTCCTGGCGTCGCTCATCGGTAAGAAGGTCCTGGGCCTCAGGATCAAGCCGTACATCCCGGACTTCAAGATGGCATTCGAGCACTTCTGCATCCACGCCGGGGGGCGCGCCGTGCTGGACACGATCGAGAAGAACCTGGAGCTGAGCGGGTGGCACATGGAGCCGTCGCGGATGACGCTGTACCGGTGGGGGAACACGTCGAGCAGCTCGCTGTGGTACGAGCTGGCGTACACGGAGGCGCAGGGGCGGGTGCGGCGCGGCCACCGCGCGTGGCAGATCGCGTTCGGGTCCGGGTTCAAGTGCAACAGCGCGGTGTGGCGCGCGCTGCGGACCATCGACCCGGCCAAGGAGAAGGCCGGCGGCAACCCGTGGGCGGAGGAAATCCACTGTTTCCCCGTCGACGTGCCCAAGGTGGAGAGCGTCGCGGCGTCGTGA
- the LOC133900053 gene encoding uncharacterized protein LOC133900053 isoform X1 → MEGGSPGGFANLSQRSTMGAVDQRRIRSIREPLFGDGCFSVVPTGLFDHDSLLRKTLTSDERFEAFLQFREQALEIAAAQLISASNSPADLFHLAGEEELDFRASYVYDPGMFPHYVYDNDLTSQRLYYVYRSFAFQKSLLNLDFIQKNSDCEEVLKILKSSTQWSELQDSQLRTLLQRHMNLLKEHHEMSQLDSNTRGTSRSESFKNFALEKINSELSSELDELQLVDDWAFLNQYCKFTKLNILARKCDSEAQMADIVILEEAVPIRDGYMKEHMSSGSPIESKLAIAKQKAKESMEGCMGSLRRMNPRFGRGTARGKAAFFAFSTFAAVASATWKIRREHS, encoded by the exons atggaggggggCTCGCCGGGAGGATTTGCAAATTTGTCCCAACGATc TACTATGGGAGCGGTAGACCAGCGCAGAATTCGATCTATTCGCGAGCCTCTGTTCGGTGATGGTTGTTTCTCTGTAGTGCCAACTGGTTTGTTCGATCACGACAGCCTTTTGCGCAAAACACTCACCTCTGACGAACGCTTTGAAGCTTTCTTGCAATTCCGTGAGCAAGCATTGGAAATTGCTGCAGCCCAGCTGATCTCTGCATCCAATTCACCT GCTGATCTCTTCCACCTGGCTGGTGAAGAAGAGTTGGACTTTCGAGCAAGCTACGTGTATGACCCTGGAATGTTTCCTCACTACGTTTAT GACAATGACTTGACTTCACAAAGATTGTATTATGTTTATAGATCTTTTGCCTTTCAAAAAAGTCTTCTGAATCTTGACTTTATTCAG AAGAACAGTGATTGTGAAGAAGTATTAAAAATACTTAAATCTTCAACTCAATGGTCTGAGCTGCAAGATAGTCAGCTAAGAACTCTTTTACAG AGGCATATGAACCTTTTGAAGGAACATCATGAGATGTCACAATTGGACTCAAATACCAGAGGCACCAGCAGATCTGAG TCATTCAAAAATTTTGCTTTGGAGAAGATCAATTCAGAGCTGAGTTCAGAATTAGATGAACTTCAACTTGTGGATGACTGG GCGTTTTTGAATCAATACTGCAAGTTTACGAAATTAAATATTCTTGCAAGAAAATGTGACTCTGAGGCACAAATGGCTGATATTGTTATTCTTGAAGAG GCAGTACCAATAAGAGATGGGTATATGAAGGAGCACATGTCTTCTGGAAGCCCAATAGAAAGTAAGCTAGCTATCGCAAAACAGAAGGCCAAGGAGTCAATGGAGGGTTGCATGGGTTCCTTGCGTCGAATGAATCCGCGGTTTGGAAGGGGCACTGCTCGTGGTAAGGCTGCATTTTTTGCTTTCAGTACATTTGCAGCTGTTGCATCGGCAACTTGGAAGATAAGGAGGGAGCACAGCTAG
- the LOC133900053 gene encoding uncharacterized protein LOC133900053 isoform X2, with protein MEGGSPGGFANLSQRSTMGAVDQRRIRSIREPLFGDGCFSVVPTGLFDHDSLLRKTLTSDERFEAFLQFREQALEIAAAQLISASNSPADLFHLAGEEELDFRASYVYDPGMFPHYVYKNSDCEEVLKILKSSTQWSELQDSQLRTLLQRHMNLLKEHHEMSQLDSNTRGTSRSESFKNFALEKINSELSSELDELQLVDDWAFLNQYCKFTKLNILARKCDSEAQMADIVILEEAVPIRDGYMKEHMSSGSPIESKLAIAKQKAKESMEGCMGSLRRMNPRFGRGTARGKAAFFAFSTFAAVASATWKIRREHS; from the exons atggaggggggCTCGCCGGGAGGATTTGCAAATTTGTCCCAACGATc TACTATGGGAGCGGTAGACCAGCGCAGAATTCGATCTATTCGCGAGCCTCTGTTCGGTGATGGTTGTTTCTCTGTAGTGCCAACTGGTTTGTTCGATCACGACAGCCTTTTGCGCAAAACACTCACCTCTGACGAACGCTTTGAAGCTTTCTTGCAATTCCGTGAGCAAGCATTGGAAATTGCTGCAGCCCAGCTGATCTCTGCATCCAATTCACCT GCTGATCTCTTCCACCTGGCTGGTGAAGAAGAGTTGGACTTTCGAGCAAGCTACGTGTATGACCCTGGAATGTTTCCTCACTACGTTTAT AAGAACAGTGATTGTGAAGAAGTATTAAAAATACTTAAATCTTCAACTCAATGGTCTGAGCTGCAAGATAGTCAGCTAAGAACTCTTTTACAG AGGCATATGAACCTTTTGAAGGAACATCATGAGATGTCACAATTGGACTCAAATACCAGAGGCACCAGCAGATCTGAG TCATTCAAAAATTTTGCTTTGGAGAAGATCAATTCAGAGCTGAGTTCAGAATTAGATGAACTTCAACTTGTGGATGACTGG GCGTTTTTGAATCAATACTGCAAGTTTACGAAATTAAATATTCTTGCAAGAAAATGTGACTCTGAGGCACAAATGGCTGATATTGTTATTCTTGAAGAG GCAGTACCAATAAGAGATGGGTATATGAAGGAGCACATGTCTTCTGGAAGCCCAATAGAAAGTAAGCTAGCTATCGCAAAACAGAAGGCCAAGGAGTCAATGGAGGGTTGCATGGGTTCCTTGCGTCGAATGAATCCGCGGTTTGGAAGGGGCACTGCTCGTGGTAAGGCTGCATTTTTTGCTTTCAGTACATTTGCAGCTGTTGCATCGGCAACTTGGAAGATAAGGAGGGAGCACAGCTAG